GTGAATGATCTTCTCATAATCAAGATTTACCATTGCTTTACCGCTAATATCAGGTACACTCATGCCAACGACAAGTCCGATAAGATACGTGCCTACGACCAGCCTATTCTTATATATTTGTTTGGATGCATATTCTTTATCAAGATGAAGAGGATGATGATTCATTGTCAGCAGGCAGAAGAGGTTATTATCACTTTCTGTAATTGTTTTGGCTGGCTGGTGTATGAATGTATCTCCGACCTGGAAATCATCGAAGAATTTTCCAAAATTA
This window of the Candidatus Cloacimonadota bacterium genome carries:
- a CDS encoding MaoC family dehydratase, with product MEYLDNFGKFFDDFQVGDTFIHQPAKTITESDNNLFCLLTMNHHPLHLDKEYASKQIYKNRLVVGTYLIGLVVGMSVPDISGKAMVNLDYEKIIHHSPVFIGDTIHASSTILDTRLSRSKPDRGIVFVETKAYNQKNELVLSLKRHILVPVK